The Labrus bergylta chromosome 23, fLabBer1.1, whole genome shotgun sequence genome includes the window CCTGCCTGCTCTGTTAATTCTTTGGGGAGAAGCGGCTCAGTGCCTGGAGGAGGATGGAAGATTTCACTTAAAGGGAGACCTCCGTCACTTCGCCGTGGCCAATGGCACGGTTTACATCGCTACTGAGGAGATGCTGTACCAACTAAACCACGACCTGACTCTGGTCCGGAGTCTGAGCCAGAGAGGATTCTTGGCACACATTCCTGGCAAAGGTGACCTGAAGTTAAACCGATCTTCTGATATGGGGAATGTTACGTTCAGTGTCAACGTGTTATTGCCGCATGTTGCAGACGAAAATGTGATAGTTTGCGGTGTTATTGATAAGAGGTGCGGTTACTGTGAACTGTTGGACTTGAAGAACATTGCCAATGTGCTGTACTGGGAACAAATCGAGGTAGGTTCTTTGTTGCGCAGCAGTGCGTCCGTGAGCCGCCTGGTGAGTGTGGAGACTCGGACCCGGGCAGAGACTTACATTCTCACCGCCGTGCAGCAATACAAGAAAGAGCCGACAAAGACAGGCTGCCCATCTGTGTCAGATGCAGTGAACCTTCGTAACACGAATAACAATCAACCAGGACTAATATTTTCTATGAATAGCGAAGAGAGAGGAAGTCCTAAAATCACACGGGAAGACGATGTGGAGTTTGTGGATGGATTTCAGATTCATTCTATCATCTATCTTTTCTCCAATCTGCCCtcaaatgacagaaacagtAAAGTCCGTCTCCTTTGGCTTGAAGGCAAAGCAGGAAAACATCAGACTGTGAAGTCGCTCCGGGGCGCAACTCTCAGAGTCTCTGATGGAGAGAAAGGACTCAGACTGATCGCCTCCTCGGTGATCCCGGGCGGTCCGCCGGTGCTCTGGTGCGGCGTGTTCAGTGTGGACGGAGGACAAACCAACACCGAGCTGGTGCTGTTCGACATCAGCCCTGATCTCACCAGAGAGCAAGATATGGACCCGGACTTCTGCTATGACTGTGGTTCTAAGATAGAGGAGGTGCGTCATAATGTACAAAAAGTTTCAATAGAGCATAATATGTTGTCTCAACACAGAGTTAGTATTTCCAGGTTTATCACACCACACTGAAACAATCTTCCATTTCAAGTGCAAGCAATCTCACGTCCAGAATCAAAAAGAACCCGTATAATCATTAATTGGAATCCTTATTGAAATAAATGAGCAAGCTCGAAAAAGCTAGAGAACCAAATGCACGGAGGAAAAAGAAGCTCACTTTGTTGCATCATATTTACTACTAATAATCTTAGGAGACGTTTCTGcatctaaaaacattttcataaattattattaaaataataattattattaaaataaaactttttgtCAAGTAAAAAGTATTGACAGTTAATTCAAAGTGCAATCTTGTCTGGTTGTCAGTTCTTTTTCGAAAGGAACAAGGCAATGCTGActtatttaaaaatggaaaaaaaaaatcaatgaacacGGCAGATTCGTATCACCCATTTAGATATTAATTCATTTTAGATGAGTTCGAGTAAGGTTATATGtctctaaatatatatatataagtatgtatattataataatatgaaatatagtataaaataaaaacaacccgATGAACGGAAGCTGACAGTAATGAGCCGTAATTGGCCGTTATTATAAACACTGTTGTGATATCTGATGAGGTATTTGTTGTCTCTTTTAAAGCCAAAGACACTGAAGCCGAAGAAGGTGATCTTCAGGAAGAACTACATGACTTCTGTGCTGGCAGTGAGACAGAAAAACTGGATGGTTTTCTTCATCGGGACGGGAGATGGGCAGCTCATTAAGGTGAGTGTAAAAAGTGAACATTCACTATCTCAGGAAATTACTTTGAAAGAAGAAGAGCCTGGAGCCAACATTACTGCAGACTGGGAGAAATTAAACGACAGCAAAGAGAGCCGAGAGGGGAATCTAGTTCAGTTCAATAATGATgcttcaatcaatcaagctttgtttctatagcacctttcatacaaatcaaacgcaattcaaagtgctttacagcagCTGACGAATGAGGAGAAAAACACTAAATAGTGACAAAAcatggtgaaaaataaaatggatttaGAAGTAGAGACTAATGCTCACCAAGaggaataataaaacaaatatgtagtctaaagaataaaaaggtaaagagtgaaaaataaaaatagttaagaaaataaaagattaaagaaacaaatacaaatagtGATAAGACTGAGTAATAAAACCATTAGCCTacataaaagccagactgagtagatatgtttttttatcaaataatttttagaaatattaatagttccaGATCCTCGGCAGACCGTCCCAGCGCCTTGTAGCGTAGTGGCTGAAAGAAGCTTCAcctaaaatctttgtttttctctgtgga containing:
- the LOC136177663 gene encoding plexin-C1-like — encoded protein: MILLPALLILWGEAAQCLEEDGRFHLKGDLRHFAVANGTVYIATEEMLYQLNHDLTLVRSLSQRGFLAHIPGKGDLKLNRSSDMGNVTFSVNVLLPHVADENVIVCGVIDKRCGYCELLDLKNIANVLYWEQIEVGSLLRSSASVSRLVSVETRTRAETYILTAVQQYKKEPTKTGCPSVSDAVNLRNTNNNQPGLIFSMNSEERGSPKITREDDVEFVDGFQIHSIIYLFSNLPSNDRNSKVRLLWLEGKAGKHQTVKSLRGATLRVSDGEKGLRLIASSVIPGGPPVLWCGVFSVDGGQTNTELVLFDISPDLTREQDMDPDFCYDCGSKIEEVRHNPKTLKPKKVIFRKNYMTSVLAVRQKNWMVFFIGTGDGQLIKLAVDKKYQTTCSRVLYKTSDDRKVFQTLHLDQVDLKHVYVPFQNQINRVPVSKCSTYKTLQDCWSAQDPNCVWCGSDKSCTFQDDCKDSDWLSIPDDSQQKMVSYKVAQENTGQVQAIYKF